In Lewinellaceae bacterium, a single window of DNA contains:
- a CDS encoding patatin-like phospholipase family protein, with product MKRWIHNIYYSFPVQLLIVHLRSNHLLIGTWILFALLLSGSLGRKYGFQYLFLDPEYLGQVNFWSFFFVGLAFGSFFMSWHLTLYLLTSHHFPFLASLSRPFTKFVINNMVLPLCFFLVYMVFVIHFQRYYEALGFGVILMNCLGFIVGSLTLVSGYSLYFQFTNRDISYYEKSKAKSPDLSKSFAPGRRHVDLEYIKLDTSRWKVATYLSESLSPRLVRSVAHYDSSLLMSIFKQNHLNALILQLLSMMALLALGYLIDYPPFRIPAGASLFILGSLLTAIIGAVTYWFNEWRVTVILLGLLAINHITRLDAFNHQNRAYGMDYEAPPAAYTVEKIQGVCGSPVIEKDKAATIAILNRWRNKVAPAGEPLPKMVVLSVSGGGLKAASWAMQVVQTADSLLAGRLLDHTTLMTGASGGMLGMAYLRELSLQKQKGQPVHLYSRQHIDNITKDLLNSVAFTIVSNDLFLPWATFEAGGFTYHKDRGYIFEQQLNENTGYILDKTIGDYRQAEQAAIIPMLFLTPSIVNDARRMIISPQGVSYMMVAPVGQNHPNTVEADAVDFGWMFQEQNADNLRFLTALRMNATYPYILPTVHLPSQPEIEIMDAGFIDNYGVISATRFIQVFQDWIRKNTSGVVLLQVSSSEKLEQVTPSGGQGIIESLINPIGIAGKMLIRQEFEHDNTLGFVYDILGKGHFDVIRFMYRPSQANKLEASISFHITGREKEDVLNAIQLEENQASLRQLVQLLLPSVKQNAAHRHLEE from the coding sequence ATGAAGCGATGGATTCATAACATATACTACTCCTTTCCGGTGCAGTTGCTGATCGTGCACCTGCGCAGCAACCACCTGCTGATCGGGACGTGGATTCTCTTTGCGTTGTTGTTGTCGGGTTCCCTGGGCCGTAAATACGGATTTCAGTACCTCTTTCTCGACCCGGAGTACCTGGGGCAGGTCAATTTCTGGAGCTTTTTCTTTGTCGGCCTGGCCTTCGGCAGTTTTTTTATGAGCTGGCATCTGACGCTCTATCTGCTCACTTCCCACCATTTCCCCTTTCTGGCTTCCTTGTCCCGGCCTTTTACCAAGTTTGTGATCAACAACATGGTGCTGCCGCTGTGCTTCTTTCTCGTTTACATGGTTTTCGTCATTCACTTCCAACGCTATTACGAGGCCCTGGGCTTTGGCGTCATATTGATGAACTGCCTGGGCTTTATCGTGGGCAGCCTTACCCTGGTATCGGGCTATTCCCTGTATTTTCAGTTCACCAACCGGGACATATCTTACTATGAGAAAAGCAAGGCAAAATCACCGGACCTCAGCAAGAGCTTCGCGCCCGGGCGCCGGCACGTCGACCTGGAGTACATCAAACTGGACACTTCGCGCTGGAAAGTAGCCACCTACTTGTCGGAGTCGCTCAGCCCGCGCCTGGTGCGCAGCGTGGCACACTACGACAGCAGCCTGCTGATGAGCATTTTCAAGCAAAACCACCTCAATGCCCTCATCCTCCAGTTGTTGAGCATGATGGCGCTGCTGGCCCTGGGCTACCTCATCGATTATCCTCCTTTCCGGATACCGGCCGGCGCCAGCCTTTTCATTCTGGGAAGTTTGCTGACGGCCATCATCGGCGCCGTCACCTACTGGTTCAACGAATGGCGGGTGACGGTGATCCTTTTGGGCCTGCTGGCCATCAATCACATCACCCGTTTGGATGCATTCAACCATCAGAACCGGGCTTACGGCATGGATTATGAGGCGCCGCCGGCGGCCTATACGGTAGAAAAGATACAGGGCGTATGCGGATCGCCGGTGATCGAAAAAGATAAAGCGGCCACCATTGCTATCCTCAACCGCTGGCGCAACAAAGTAGCGCCGGCGGGCGAGCCCCTGCCCAAAATGGTGGTCCTGTCCGTCAGCGGCGGGGGGCTCAAAGCAGCGAGCTGGGCCATGCAGGTGGTGCAGACGGCCGACAGCCTGCTGGCAGGGCGCCTGCTCGATCACACCACCCTGATGACCGGCGCTTCCGGAGGAATGCTGGGCATGGCCTATCTACGGGAACTGTCCCTGCAAAAACAAAAGGGGCAGCCCGTCCATTTGTACAGCCGGCAGCACATTGACAATATTACCAAAGACCTGCTCAATTCGGTTGCCTTTACCATCGTATCCAATGACCTCTTTTTACCCTGGGCTACCTTCGAGGCGGGTGGCTTCACCTACCACAAAGACCGGGGATACATCTTCGAACAACAACTCAACGAAAATACGGGGTACATCCTGGACAAAACCATCGGCGATTACCGGCAGGCCGAACAGGCGGCCATCATCCCTATGCTGTTCCTCACCCCCAGCATCGTCAACGACGCCCGGCGCATGATCATCTCGCCCCAGGGCGTCTCCTATATGATGGTGGCGCCGGTCGGGCAAAACCATCCCAATACGGTAGAAGCCGACGCCGTCGATTTCGGCTGGATGTTCCAGGAACAAAATGCCGACAACCTGCGCTTCCTGACGGCCCTGCGCATGAACGCCACTTATCCCTACATCCTGCCTACCGTGCATTTGCCCAGCCAACCGGAAATAGAGATCATGGACGCCGGCTTTATCGACAATTACGGCGTGATCTCCGCTACCCGCTTTATTCAGGTGTTCCAGGACTGGATCAGGAAAAACACCAGCGGCGTGGTGCTGCTGCAGGTCAGCAGCTCCGAAAAACTGGAGCAGGTAACCCCCAGCGGCGGGCAGGGCATCATCGAGTCTCTGATCAACCCCATCGGCATTGCCGGCAAAATGCTGATCCGGCAGGAGTTCGAGCACGACAACACCCTGGGCTTTGTTTATGACATCCTGGGCAAAGGCCACTTTGACGTCATCCGCTTTATGTACCGCCCTTCCCAGGCCAACAAGCTGGAGGCCTCCATTTCCTTCCACATCACCGGGCGCGAAAAAGAAGATGTGCTGAATGCCATACAGTTAGAGGAAAATCAGGCTAGCCTGCGACAGTTGGTGCAGCTTCTTTTGCCTTCCGTCAAACAAAATGCCGCCCACCGGCATTTGGAGGAGTAG
- a CDS encoding thioredoxin family protein produces MKNISRKVVSQSMTYPTYRQLTDKLLAQGKTTGGNHSDAMIHYTQLNVARMNRLDKTTRLLEATQAQLQQINRPMIWLTLTEAWCGDAAQIIPVLQKMAEASEHAELRLILRDEHPDIMGAFLTNGGRSIPKVVLLDAKTLDVLGSWGPRPAEVQDMVMSAKTDLDVLTDKEDKKKRYQELTAAAQKWYAKDKTRSIQEEFVAALRKSISLRVSI; encoded by the coding sequence ATGAAAAACATCAGCCGCAAAGTGGTGAGCCAATCCATGACTTACCCAACCTACCGGCAACTAACCGATAAATTGCTGGCTCAGGGAAAAACCACCGGAGGAAACCACAGCGATGCCATGATCCACTACACGCAGCTCAACGTCGCCCGGATGAACCGGCTGGACAAGACCACCCGCCTGCTGGAGGCTACCCAAGCACAACTTCAGCAGATCAACCGCCCGATGATCTGGCTCACCCTTACCGAAGCCTGGTGCGGCGATGCGGCACAAATTATTCCCGTACTGCAGAAAATGGCGGAAGCCAGTGAACATGCCGAACTGCGCCTCATCCTGCGCGATGAACACCCGGACATCATGGGCGCCTTCCTGACCAACGGGGGACGCTCGATACCCAAGGTGGTCCTGCTGGACGCCAAAACACTGGACGTGCTGGGCTCCTGGGGGCCCCGCCCGGCGGAGGTGCAGGACATGGTGATGTCCGCCAAAACTGATCTTGATGTTTTGACGGATAAAGAGGATAAGAAAAAGCGCTATCAGGAGTTGACTGCCGCGGCGCAGAAGTGGTATGCGAAGGATAAGACGAGGAGCATTCAGGAGGAGTTTGTGGCGGCGCTGAGGAAGAGCATCAGCCTCAGGGTGAGCATATAG
- a CDS encoding sorbosone dehydrogenase family protein, which yields MRLTYIIALFLLTACGKVNPPVKVFEPSKLPLDKIRLPQGFKIEVFAEGVKNARSLELSPGGTLFVGTRGEGKVYALNDSDGDFRADTIYTIAKGLKMPNGVAFRDGHLYVAEVSRILKFENIEDNLGTTPEPVVVFDNYPSETHHGWKYIAFGPDGKLYVPVGAPCNICESDDEVFASITRLNPDGTGMEIVHRGIRNTVGFTWHPETGELWFTDNGRDWMGDDEPACELNHAPQDGLHFGYPYCHQGDLPDPEFGEKRSCGEFTPPAQKLGPHVAPLGVEFYTGQQFPQQYRGHLFIAEHGSWNRSKKIGYRIMMVRLEGNRAVSYEPFAEGWLDKGDVWGRPVDLEFLPDGSMLVSDDFADAIYRISYEP from the coding sequence ATGAGATTAACCTACATCATTGCCCTTTTTCTACTTACCGCCTGCGGCAAAGTCAACCCACCCGTAAAAGTATTTGAGCCCTCCAAACTACCGCTGGATAAAATCCGCCTGCCCCAGGGCTTCAAAATTGAAGTCTTTGCAGAGGGGGTGAAAAACGCCCGCTCCCTGGAGCTATCTCCCGGCGGCACCCTCTTCGTCGGCACCCGGGGAGAGGGCAAGGTGTACGCCCTGAATGATAGTGACGGCGACTTCCGCGCCGATACCATTTACACCATCGCCAAAGGCCTGAAGATGCCCAACGGCGTCGCTTTCCGCGACGGCCACCTGTACGTCGCCGAGGTGAGCCGCATCCTAAAGTTTGAGAACATAGAAGACAACCTTGGCACTACACCCGAGCCGGTGGTGGTGTTTGACAATTACCCCTCCGAGACGCACCACGGCTGGAAGTATATTGCCTTTGGCCCCGACGGAAAGCTGTACGTGCCGGTTGGCGCGCCCTGCAATATCTGCGAGTCGGATGACGAGGTTTTCGCCTCCATCACCCGCCTCAACCCCGACGGCACGGGCATGGAGATCGTGCACCGGGGCATCCGCAACACCGTAGGCTTTACCTGGCACCCGGAAACCGGCGAACTGTGGTTCACCGACAACGGCCGCGACTGGATGGGCGACGACGAACCGGCCTGCGAACTCAACCACGCGCCGCAGGACGGCCTGCACTTCGGCTATCCCTACTGCCACCAGGGAGATTTGCCCGACCCGGAGTTTGGGGAGAAACGCTCTTGTGGCGAGTTTACGCCGCCGGCCCAGAAGCTGGGGCCTCACGTGGCTCCCCTGGGAGTTGAATTCTACACCGGGCAACAGTTTCCCCAGCAATACCGTGGCCACCTGTTCATCGCCGAGCACGGCTCCTGGAACCGCAGCAAGAAGATCGGCTACCGCATTATGATGGTCAGGCTGGAAGGCAACCGGGCGGTGAGCTACGAGCCCTTCGCCGAAGGCTGGCTGGATAAAGGCGACGTCTGGGGCCGCCCCGTCGACCTGGAGTTCCTGCCGGATGGCTCCATGCTGGTGTCCGACGATTTTGCAGATGCGATTTATCGGATTTCTTATGAGCCGTAA
- a CDS encoding IS1182 family transposase — protein MRKFITPDRNKEHLMPASIDEWLPQKHLARFVVEITEQLDLSAIYKEYKPSGPPPYDPRMLLGLLFYGYATGVYSSRKIEEATYDSVAFRFISGNLHPDHDTLADFRKRFLEQIGGCFVQILLIAQSLGFVKVGQVNIDGTKIQANASKHSAMSYEHMERLEQQFKEEVERLMERAKQVDMQEGQELDIPAEIQRREDRIEKIQAAKKVIEQRAKERFEREQAEYEAKMKAREEKEKQSGKKTKGKKPTAPEEGPTAKDQYNFTDPESRIMKTSDGFDQCYNAQAAVSGQMLIVGALANAHCVDTQELLPVLDVIPAILGNVDRLAADNGYFSQGNVQGCQQREVDAYIAVGKQAHNQWLDQQLAKQDLEPPGEHATPSMQMSHKLKTEIGRAIYRLRKMTVEPVFGIIKEIMGFRRFSFRGEVAINGEWLLVCSAFNLKRLFVLINA, from the coding sequence ATGCGTAAGTTTATTACCCCTGACCGGAACAAGGAGCATTTGATGCCCGCCTCGATAGACGAATGGCTTCCGCAAAAGCATTTGGCGCGGTTTGTGGTTGAGATAACGGAGCAGCTGGACTTATCGGCTATCTACAAGGAGTACAAGCCGTCTGGCCCGCCGCCCTATGACCCCCGGATGCTATTAGGCTTGCTGTTCTATGGTTATGCCACCGGGGTGTACAGCTCGCGGAAAATAGAAGAAGCCACCTACGACTCGGTGGCGTTTCGGTTCATTTCGGGCAACCTGCACCCGGATCACGACACACTGGCGGATTTTCGCAAGCGTTTCCTGGAACAAATAGGCGGCTGCTTTGTGCAGATCCTGTTGATCGCCCAGTCGCTGGGCTTTGTGAAGGTAGGGCAGGTAAACATAGACGGGACGAAGATCCAGGCCAATGCTTCCAAGCATAGCGCGATGAGTTATGAACACATGGAGCGCCTGGAGCAACAATTTAAAGAAGAAGTAGAGCGCTTGATGGAGAGGGCCAAACAGGTGGATATGCAGGAGGGCCAGGAATTGGACATACCGGCCGAGATACAGCGGCGGGAGGATCGCATAGAAAAGATCCAGGCGGCCAAGAAGGTAATTGAACAGCGGGCTAAGGAGCGTTTTGAGCGGGAACAGGCCGAATACGAAGCCAAGATGAAGGCCCGCGAGGAAAAAGAAAAGCAAAGCGGGAAGAAAACCAAAGGGAAAAAACCTACGGCGCCGGAAGAGGGGCCTACGGCTAAGGATCAATACAACTTTACTGACCCTGAATCCAGGATCATGAAAACCAGCGATGGTTTCGATCAATGTTATAATGCTCAAGCGGCTGTAAGCGGACAAATGCTTATTGTTGGCGCTTTGGCCAATGCTCATTGTGTAGATACCCAAGAATTGCTTCCCGTCTTGGATGTTATCCCGGCGATATTAGGGAATGTGGACAGGTTAGCAGCCGATAACGGCTATTTTAGCCAAGGCAATGTACAAGGCTGCCAGCAGCGAGAAGTTGATGCCTATATAGCGGTAGGCAAGCAAGCTCATAACCAATGGCTGGATCAACAATTGGCCAAACAAGATCTGGAGCCGCCCGGCGAGCATGCTACCCCTTCAATGCAAATGAGCCATAAGCTTAAAACAGAAATAGGGCGTGCCATTTACCGCTTGCGCAAAATGACGGTAGAGCCCGTATTCGGGATTATCAAGGAAATCATGGGCTTCCGCCGGTTTTCTTTCAGGGGCGAAGTAGCTATTAATGGCGAATGGCTCCTTGTTTGTAGCGCTTTCAACCTCAAAAGGCTTTTTGTATTGATAAACGCATAA
- a CDS encoding glycosyltransferase family 4 protein, with translation MRIAINTRFLLPGRLEGLGRYTYEVARRLVEAHPEHEFLFFFDRSYDRRFIFGKNVQAIVLTPPARHPLLWYLWFEHSVSRALKKYKPDVFFSPDGYLSLNAPTPTVMVVHDLAHEHFPEAVPFLVRRFYQHYVPRYCRRAERLLAVSGYTRADIQKQYGIEASKITVCGNGCRDGFRPLSAEEKQQAQRQYAEGQPYFLYVGAIHPRKNTHRLIEAFSRFKRRTDAAVKLLIAGRFAWQAGPVKEAFEASAFQEDIQFLGFVPDEDLPRLMGGAFCFVYPSLFEGFGLPLLEAMHCDVPLISSRSSSLPEVAGEAALLVDPLNIEELTGALLRVYEEEGLRCRLVEAGREQRRKFSWERTAEVVYKSLIGVAGRDNFLRLRV, from the coding sequence ATGCGCATTGCCATCAATACCCGTTTTCTGCTGCCCGGCCGCCTCGAAGGGCTGGGGCGGTACACCTATGAAGTGGCCCGGCGCCTGGTGGAGGCCCATCCTGAACACGAATTCCTCTTTTTTTTCGACCGCTCGTATGATAGGCGCTTTATCTTCGGAAAAAACGTGCAGGCGATCGTGCTTACTCCCCCGGCGCGGCATCCGTTGCTCTGGTACCTCTGGTTTGAACATTCGGTGAGCCGGGCGCTGAAAAAATACAAGCCTGATGTTTTTTTCTCCCCCGACGGCTATCTTTCCCTCAACGCCCCAACGCCGACGGTGATGGTGGTGCACGACCTGGCGCATGAGCATTTCCCGGAGGCCGTGCCTTTTCTGGTGCGCCGGTTTTACCAGCATTACGTCCCCCGTTATTGCCGGCGGGCGGAGCGCCTGCTGGCCGTTTCCGGATACACCCGGGCGGATATCCAAAAGCAGTATGGCATCGAAGCATCAAAAATTACCGTCTGCGGGAATGGATGCCGGGATGGTTTCCGGCCCTTGTCAGCAGAAGAGAAACAGCAGGCCCAACGGCAGTACGCCGAGGGGCAGCCCTATTTCCTGTACGTCGGCGCCATACATCCCCGGAAAAATACCCATCGGCTGATCGAAGCATTCAGCCGGTTTAAACGAAGGACGGACGCTGCCGTCAAGCTGCTCATCGCCGGGCGCTTCGCCTGGCAGGCCGGGCCGGTGAAGGAGGCGTTTGAGGCTTCTGCCTTTCAGGAAGATATCCAGTTCCTGGGTTTCGTGCCGGATGAAGATTTGCCCCGGCTGATGGGGGGGGCGTTTTGCTTTGTTTACCCTTCTCTTTTCGAAGGTTTCGGCCTGCCTCTGCTGGAGGCCATGCATTGCGATGTGCCGCTTATTAGCTCCCGGAGTTCCTCGCTGCCGGAGGTGGCCGGGGAGGCGGCGTTGTTGGTTGATCCGCTGAATATCGAGGAGCTGACGGGTGCCCTGTTGCGCGTTTACGAAGAGGAGGGCCTGCGCTGCCGCCTGGTGGAAGCGGGCCGGGAACAACGCCGGAAATTTAGCTGGGAGAGGACGGCGGAGGTGGTTTATAAGAGCTTGATTGGGGTAGCAGGGAGAGACAACTTCCTTCGATTGAGAGTTTGA
- the nadB gene encoding L-aspartate oxidase: protein MKTDILIIGSGIGGLATAIHFAEERPDLKITALTKTNEEESNTRYAQGGVAAVWDKEIDSFDKHISDTLDAGDGLCDKRIVEIVVEEGPQRVQEIISWGTRFDKQKEAYDLGREGGHSENRILHFKDLTGWEIQRALMEKADQLPNIEVLEHYFAVDLITQHHLGYNVTRLMPDIECYGAYVLNKQTKNIDTILARITVVATGGAGQVYRNTTNPVIASGDGIAMVYRAKGHLENMEFVQFHPTALYNPAGENPSFLVSEAVRGFGGILKTREGEEFMDKYDSRKSLAPRDIVARAIDNEMKQRGEECMFLDCRHLDEAGFRGHFPTIYDKCRSIGIDPMKDMIPIVPACHYMCGGIKVDEWGRSSIRRLYACGECTCTGLHGANRLASNSLLEALVFAYRISQEALPLIDGFEHKPGLPDWNASGTTDPKEMVLITQSLKELKEVMSSYVGIVRSDVRLQRALDRLSLLFRETEALYHSTTISPQLCELRNLITIAYLISRAASMRRESRGLHYTTDYPEKQEFVQRSVL from the coding sequence ATGAAAACGGATATCCTCATCATTGGTTCCGGTATCGGCGGGCTGGCCACGGCGATCCACTTTGCGGAAGAGCGCCCGGACCTGAAGATCACGGCCCTGACCAAGACCAACGAAGAAGAGAGCAACACCCGCTATGCCCAGGGCGGGGTAGCGGCAGTGTGGGATAAAGAAATCGACTCCTTCGACAAACACATCAGCGATACCCTCGATGCCGGCGACGGCCTCTGCGATAAACGGATCGTGGAGATCGTCGTAGAGGAAGGGCCGCAGCGCGTACAGGAGATCATCAGCTGGGGCACGCGCTTCGACAAGCAAAAGGAGGCTTACGACCTCGGCCGGGAGGGCGGCCATTCCGAGAACCGCATTCTCCACTTCAAAGACCTGACCGGGTGGGAAATCCAGCGGGCCCTGATGGAAAAGGCCGATCAGCTTCCCAATATCGAGGTCCTGGAGCACTACTTTGCCGTAGACCTCATCACGCAGCACCATCTGGGTTACAACGTGACCCGGCTGATGCCCGATATAGAATGTTACGGCGCCTACGTGCTCAACAAGCAAACCAAGAACATCGACACCATCCTGGCCCGGATCACCGTAGTGGCCACCGGCGGCGCCGGGCAGGTTTACCGCAACACCACCAACCCGGTGATTGCCAGCGGCGACGGCATCGCTATGGTTTACCGCGCCAAAGGACACCTGGAGAATATGGAGTTCGTGCAGTTTCACCCTACTGCCCTATACAACCCGGCGGGAGAAAACCCCTCTTTTCTGGTATCCGAAGCAGTGCGGGGCTTTGGCGGTATCCTGAAAACCCGGGAAGGAGAGGAGTTCATGGACAAGTACGACTCCCGAAAGTCATTGGCGCCCCGGGACATCGTGGCGCGGGCCATCGACAACGAGATGAAGCAGCGGGGGGAAGAGTGTATGTTCCTGGACTGCCGCCACCTGGACGAGGCCGGCTTCCGCGGCCACTTCCCGACCATATACGACAAGTGCCGCAGCATTGGCATCGACCCGATGAAAGACATGATCCCGATCGTTCCGGCCTGCCATTACATGTGCGGCGGCATCAAGGTAGACGAATGGGGGCGCAGTTCTATCCGGCGCCTGTACGCCTGCGGCGAATGCACCTGCACCGGCCTGCACGGCGCCAACCGCCTGGCTTCCAACTCCCTGCTGGAAGCGCTGGTCTTCGCCTACCGGATCAGCCAGGAGGCCCTGCCTCTGATCGACGGTTTTGAACACAAACCCGGCCTACCCGATTGGAACGCCAGCGGCACCACCGACCCCAAGGAAATGGTGCTCATTACTCAAAGCCTCAAGGAGCTGAAGGAGGTCATGAGCAGTTATGTGGGCATCGTCCGCTCCGACGTCCGCCTGCAGCGGGCCCTCGACCGCCTCAGCCTGCTGTTCCGGGAGACGGAGGCGCTGTACCATTCCACCACGATTTCCCCTCAGCTGTGCGAACTGCGCAACCTCATCACCATTGCTTACCTGATCAGCCGGGCGGCCTCCATGCGGCGCGAGAGCCGCGGCCTGCATTATACCACTGATTATCCGGAGAAGCAGGAATTCGTGCAGCGGTCGGTGTTGTAG
- a CDS encoding LytTR family transcriptional regulator — protein MKMIAFSNDSAMPAVRSRNAHPGRKVALPTIEGFLFKKVEQIVLLEAEGNYTRLLFMDGAQILVCKTLRNTEEMLAGHPQFIRIHRSYTINLNHLEKYIRGKGGYVVMENGKNVSVSNSRKNHFMKALEYYFGSGTGL, from the coding sequence ATGAAAATGATTGCTTTCTCCAATGACTCCGCTATGCCTGCCGTTCGGAGCAGAAACGCCCATCCCGGCCGCAAAGTAGCCCTCCCGACGATTGAAGGCTTCCTCTTTAAAAAAGTAGAACAGATCGTACTGCTGGAAGCAGAAGGCAACTACACCCGGCTGCTGTTCATGGACGGCGCCCAGATACTGGTCTGCAAAACCCTGCGCAATACGGAAGAAATGCTGGCCGGCCACCCCCAGTTCATCCGCATCCACCGCTCCTATACGATCAACCTGAACCACCTGGAGAAATACATCCGCGGAAAAGGCGGTTATGTGGTCATGGAAAACGGTAAAAACGTCAGCGTTTCCAACAGCAGGAAAAACCATTTCATGAAAGCCCTGGAGTATTACTTTGGCTCGGGAACGGGGCTATGA
- a CDS encoding RecX family transcriptional regulator, with translation MEKWVSKEEALAKIQRYCAYQDRCHQEVRTRLLDMGVYADWLEEIIVQLIEENFLNEERFARSFARGKFRIKQWGRNRIRQELKKRNISAYCIRMAMEEIEEQDYLLALDAILRKKEASLQEEDAYKRNNKLARYAISRGFEPELAWRAINDLFSQ, from the coding sequence ATGGAAAAATGGGTGTCCAAAGAAGAAGCATTGGCGAAGATACAGCGGTACTGCGCCTATCAGGACCGCTGCCACCAGGAAGTGCGCACCAGGCTCCTGGATATGGGCGTCTACGCCGACTGGCTGGAGGAAATTATCGTGCAACTCATCGAAGAGAATTTCCTCAACGAAGAGCGGTTTGCCCGTTCTTTTGCCCGCGGCAAGTTCCGCATCAAGCAGTGGGGCCGCAACCGGATACGGCAGGAACTGAAAAAACGCAATATCTCCGCCTACTGCATCCGGATGGCCATGGAAGAAATTGAAGAACAGGACTACCTGCTGGCCCTCGATGCCATACTACGGAAAAAGGAGGCCAGCCTGCAGGAAGAAGACGCCTACAAAAGGAACAACAAACTGGCCCGTTACGCCATCAGCCGGGGGTTTGAGCCCGAGCTGGCCTGGCGGGCCATCAACGATTTGTTTTCCCAATGA
- a CDS encoding mechanosensitive ion channel produces the protein MALLEQVQSFIVLYGFKIIGAILTLVIGFWVIGWITRVMNNAMEKRGLDATIRPFLGSLVSVGLKILLLLSVASMFGIETTSFIAIFSALAFAIGLALQGSLGHFASGVMLLVFKPYKVGDLVNIGGGQTGTVEGIHVFNTVLQTLDNKRIFVPNGVVTGNVITNISGQGIIGVELTFGISYGDSIDKAREAILKVGKECPMILDDPAQAVVVASWGDSSVNLASRPFCKSEDYWQTLFYMQENVKKEFDKVGISIPFPQMDVHLDKVN, from the coding sequence ATGGCATTACTGGAACAAGTACAATCCTTCATCGTCCTTTATGGATTTAAGATCATTGGCGCCATTCTTACTCTGGTCATCGGGTTTTGGGTTATCGGCTGGATTACTAGAGTTATGAACAACGCTATGGAGAAACGAGGCCTCGACGCCACCATACGCCCTTTCCTGGGCTCTCTGGTCAGCGTCGGCCTGAAAATACTGCTGCTCCTCAGTGTCGCCAGCATGTTTGGCATCGAAACCACCTCCTTTATCGCCATTTTCAGCGCCCTGGCCTTTGCCATCGGCCTGGCCCTGCAGGGAAGCCTCGGGCATTTTGCCAGCGGCGTCATGCTGCTCGTTTTCAAACCTTATAAAGTAGGCGACCTGGTGAACATCGGCGGCGGGCAAACGGGCACCGTCGAGGGCATTCACGTTTTCAACACTGTGCTGCAAACACTGGACAACAAGCGCATCTTTGTGCCCAATGGCGTCGTCACCGGCAATGTCATCACCAATATCTCCGGCCAGGGCATCATCGGCGTGGAACTCACCTTTGGCATCAGCTATGGCGACAGCATCGACAAGGCCCGCGAGGCCATCCTCAAAGTCGGCAAAGAATGCCCGATGATACTGGATGACCCGGCCCAGGCCGTAGTGGTGGCTTCCTGGGGCGACAGCTCAGTGAACCTGGCCAGCCGCCCCTTCTGCAAAAGCGAAGACTACTGGCAAACGCTTTTCTACATGCAGGAGAATGTAAAGAAAGAATTCGACAAAGTCGGCATAAGCATTCCGTTCCCGCAAATGGATGTGCATCTGGACAAAGTGAATTGA
- a CDS encoding mechanosensitive ion channel, whose protein sequence is MDFNAILAQLQSFLAQYALQAVGAIITLIIGFWVVGWITRLAGNAMEKRGIEISLRQFLSSLVNIGLKVLLLLSVAGMFGIEVTSFIAIFSALAFAVGLALQGNLANFASGVLILIFKFYKVGDFIEAQGHAGTVKEIQIFHTVLQLLDNSLVIIPNGQVTSGPIRNYTVEGFRRHDATIGIGYDDDIDKAREVIEEVLKATPNVELDRGYDIFVKELADSSVNFSVRFMASNENFWPAYRHFIEQIKKEFDKNDIGIPYPQMDVHLDKG, encoded by the coding sequence ATGGATTTTAACGCGATCTTAGCACAACTGCAAAGCTTTCTGGCCCAATATGCTCTCCAGGCAGTTGGAGCGATTATAACACTGATTATCGGTTTCTGGGTGGTTGGATGGATCACCCGGCTGGCAGGAAATGCCATGGAAAAAAGGGGTATTGAGATATCTCTGCGCCAGTTTCTTTCTTCTCTTGTGAACATCGGCCTGAAAGTACTGCTCTTGTTGAGCGTGGCGGGCATGTTCGGCATCGAAGTGACTTCCTTTATCGCCATTTTTAGCGCGCTGGCTTTTGCAGTAGGCCTGGCCCTGCAGGGCAACCTGGCCAACTTCGCCAGCGGCGTGCTCATCCTGATCTTCAAATTCTACAAGGTGGGTGATTTTATTGAAGCCCAAGGACATGCAGGAACAGTAAAGGAAATTCAAATCTTCCATACCGTCCTTCAACTGCTGGACAACAGCCTGGTCATCATCCCCAACGGGCAAGTCACCAGCGGCCCCATCCGCAACTATACCGTCGAAGGCTTCCGCCGCCACGACGCCACCATCGGCATTGGCTACGACGACGACATCGACAAGGCCAGGGAAGTCATCGAAGAGGTGCTGAAGGCCACTCCCAATGTAGAACTAGACAGAGGCTACGACATCTTCGTCAAAGAACTGGCCGACAGCTCCGTCAACTTCTCCGTCCGCTTCATGGCCAGCAACGAGAACTTCTGGCCGGCCTACCGCCATTTTATCGAACAGATCAAAAAGGAGTTCGACAAAAATGACATCGGCATCCCCTACCCGCAGATGGATGTGCATCTGGACAAGGGATAG